A part of Bacillus thuringiensis genomic DNA contains:
- a CDS encoding DUF4879 domain-containing protein — protein sequence MLKKVTLGISSLAVATVVGLGMASEASAGPAAPLTSLSVVKVESQLGGVEYITPNSFSTTKDHGGSYLYVYTKEIGYGQFPFAKMNGFDVKNIGSQIIGGNPIVGWEYKWDASNHQEGTFEYQKTSINYPRDTWRTSLYIK from the coding sequence ATGTTAAAAAAAGTTACATTGGGGATATCATCATTAGCGGTGGCAACGGTAGTTGGGTTAGGAATGGCATCGGAGGCATCAGCAGGGCCAGCAGCACCTCTAACTTCTTTAAGTGTAGTAAAAGTGGAATCACAATTGGGTGGAGTTGAATACATTACCCCTAATAGTTTTAGTACAACTAAAGATCATGGGGGAAGTTACTTATATGTTTACACAAAAGAAATAGGGTATGGACAGTTTCCTTTTGCCAAAATGAATGGATTTGATGTGAAGAATATTGGTTCACAAATAATTGGTGGTAATCCTATTGTAGGTTGGGAATATAAATGGGACGCATCAAATCATCAAGAAGGGACTTTTGAATATCAAAAGACTTCAATAAACTATCCAAGAGAT
- a CDS encoding YjcZ family sporulation protein, translated as MSYGGSCGSCGGGFAGGFALLVVLFILLIIVGASCFC; from the coding sequence ATGAGTTACGGTGGTAGCTGCGGTAGTTGCGGCGGCGGTTTTGCTGGAGGCTTCGCTTTATTAGTTGTATTATTTATTTTATTAATCATCGTTGGAGCTTCTTGCTTCTGCTAA
- a CDS encoding PepSY domain-containing protein, with protein sequence MLKHKKKIIISVIAILVSGIAIVGGYYGMGYNYAKKNENYTEKQVREISLAHTNGEIINVKKEFELEDDNLAQSKFEYEVEIKTPDNLLNILKVSARTGTIEINHED encoded by the coding sequence ATGTTAAAACATAAAAAGAAAATAATTATAAGTGTAATTGCTATTTTAGTAAGTGGTATTGCTATTGTTGGTGGATATTATGGTATGGGTTACAATTATGCGAAAAAGAATGAAAACTACACAGAGAAACAAGTTCGTGAAATTTCTTTAGCTCATACAAATGGAGAAATTATTAATGTGAAAAAAGAATTCGAATTAGAAGATGACAACTTAGCACAATCAAAATTTGAATATGAAGTGGAAATCAAGACGCCTGATAATCTGTTAAATATTTTAAAGGTTAGTGCTAGAACAGGTACAATAGAAATCAATCATGAAGATTAA
- a CDS encoding response regulator transcription factor: MRVLIVEDEQDLQNILVKRLNTEHYSVDACGNGEDALNYINMATYDLIVLDIMIPGIDGLQVLQRLRADNNTTPVLLLTAKDTIDDRVTGLDLGADDYLVKPFAFDELLARMRVLMRRKSGNTSNVFEIADLVVDCNMHKVTRGDQVITLSSKEFAILEYMIRNKEVVLTRDKIEQHAWNYDYEGGSNIIDVYIRYLRKKIDSQFETKLIHTVRGTGYVLRVES; the protein is encoded by the coding sequence ATGCGAGTTCTTATTGTCGAAGATGAACAAGACTTACAAAATATATTGGTAAAACGATTAAATACAGAACATTATAGTGTCGATGCATGTGGGAATGGAGAAGATGCCTTGAATTATATAAACATGGCTACCTACGATTTGATTGTGCTTGACATTATGATTCCCGGAATAGATGGTTTACAAGTATTACAAAGATTACGCGCGGACAATAATACAACTCCTGTCTTGCTTCTTACAGCTAAAGATACAATTGATGATCGTGTAACAGGACTCGACTTAGGTGCGGACGATTATTTAGTAAAGCCATTTGCTTTTGACGAACTGTTAGCAAGAATGCGAGTGTTAATGCGAAGAAAATCAGGAAACACATCTAATGTGTTTGAAATCGCTGACCTAGTGGTAGATTGTAATATGCATAAGGTAACAAGAGGAGATCAGGTTATCACTCTTTCCAGTAAAGAATTTGCTATTTTAGAATATATGATTCGTAATAAGGAAGTTGTGTTGACACGAGATAAAATTGAGCAACATGCGTGGAATTACGACTATGAAGGTGGCTCGAATATTATTGATGTTTATATCCGCTATCTTCGTAAAAAAATTGATAGCCAGTTTGAAACGAAGTTAATTCATACAGTACGAGGAACTGGTTACGTATTGCGAGTGGAATCATGA
- a CDS encoding sensor histidine kinase: MKRLSIKMRVTLWYTGLIVIIMALVLAFILTSSDKVLLFNMKVQLKNTVKESMEDIEYKHGQLKMDDDFKTLEDGVNIIIYNKQGELLAGNSPTSFNKKISLKSDEIQTITDDNKEWIVYDFLHNAGGDEQVWIRGIMTMSQLSSTMNTFIVVTLISFPLLILIAAVGGYFITQRAFRPVQQMSDSASKIGDGKDLSKRINLHGSPKDEMYHLAQTFDKMFERLETSFESEKQFTSDASHELRTPTSVIISQCEYALLQRNNPKEMEESLEVILKQSRKMSALISQLLLLARADQGKHNTLQFECINMSELTEIVVEELSLMVQEASIDITTNIEEDLFMKADQTLMMRLLMNLLTNAIAYSKANGTVHVQLFGDETNIIGKVSDNGIGISEQHITKIWDRFYRVDAARTSSNIGNTGLGLSMVKWIVELHGGEITVESELGEGSTFTFKLPIEKRK, encoded by the coding sequence ATGAAAAGACTATCCATCAAAATGAGAGTAACCCTGTGGTATACAGGGCTAATTGTAATTATTATGGCACTCGTGTTAGCTTTTATTTTAACTTCTTCAGATAAAGTTTTGCTTTTTAATATGAAAGTTCAATTAAAGAACACAGTAAAAGAAAGCATGGAAGATATCGAATATAAGCATGGACAATTAAAAATGGACGATGATTTTAAAACCTTAGAAGATGGAGTAAATATCATCATTTATAATAAACAAGGTGAGCTGCTGGCAGGAAATAGTCCAACAAGCTTTAATAAAAAGATATCGCTTAAATCCGATGAAATACAAACCATTACAGACGATAATAAAGAATGGATTGTATATGATTTTCTCCATAATGCAGGCGGCGATGAGCAAGTCTGGATTCGTGGAATAATGACGATGAGCCAATTATCCTCAACGATGAATACGTTTATTGTCGTAACACTTATCTCATTCCCATTACTTATTCTCATTGCCGCAGTGGGAGGATATTTTATTACGCAAAGAGCGTTTCGACCTGTGCAACAAATGAGTGATTCAGCCAGTAAAATTGGTGATGGTAAAGACCTTTCCAAGAGAATTAATTTACACGGTTCACCAAAAGACGAAATGTATCATTTAGCACAAACCTTTGACAAAATGTTTGAGCGATTGGAAACATCATTTGAAAGTGAAAAACAATTTACATCTGACGCATCTCATGAATTAAGAACACCAACATCTGTTATTATTTCGCAATGCGAATACGCTTTATTGCAGAGAAATAATCCGAAAGAAATGGAAGAATCGTTAGAAGTAATTTTAAAGCAATCACGTAAAATGTCCGCGCTAATCTCACAACTCTTATTATTAGCAAGAGCTGATCAAGGAAAGCATAATACTCTTCAGTTTGAATGTATCAATATGAGTGAATTAACGGAAATCGTTGTAGAAGAGCTTTCATTAATGGTTCAAGAAGCTTCGATTGATATAACAACTAATATAGAGGAAGACCTGTTTATGAAAGCAGATCAAACATTGATGATGCGTTTATTAATGAATTTACTAACGAATGCGATTGCTTATAGTAAAGCGAACGGAACTGTACATGTGCAATTGTTCGGAGATGAAACCAACATAATAGGTAAAGTCTCCGATAATGGCATAGGCATCAGCGAGCAACATATTACTAAAATATGGGACCGATTCTATCGAGTTGACGCAGCACGAACATCTTCAAACATCGGAAACACAGGTTTAGGATTGTCGATGGTAAAATGGATTGTCGAACTACACGGAGGAGAAATTACCGTTGAAAGTGAACTAGGAGAAGGCAGTACTTTTACATTTAAACTACCAATTGAAAAACGGAAATAA
- a CDS encoding L,D-transpeptidase family protein: protein MNNNTVNESVEEVEKKRVRSKKRFTNWKLIAAGGGVIALLIGGMSYYQATHFNSNVTINDTKVGGLSADQAIQKLKTSGLANKVYIDQQQILDEQETKTELTEKDLPQVKKLLKSQWTFFPSSKEKDYSLLPEKAEQYRSETMKKLVEEKLVSMNEKLKAPQDAMAKLEQGKVVISKSVDGKQYDVTSLLKDYDKQKHKSEIHLKSAYIQPIKEDDPIIKKEEKALQNLLGQSVDYKVQNEVYSLKAKDFIQNASMSKDMKVTIDASDIKNKIVEINKAKSTLHKDFAFKTHSGSVISVKGQGYGWALDIEKETKQVQEAFEKGEKSLSASNIHGNGWEKEGIGYETTSNNGIGDTYAEVSIADQQIWIYKDGKLVVTTNVVTGKHSTAEDTSPGVWYVLYKRTPYTLRGSAVGKADYAVKVDYWVPFTNSGQGFHDAGWRKDWANNAYLTGGSGGCVNLLPNVAKTVYDSLNTNDPVIVY, encoded by the coding sequence ATGAATAACAATACTGTAAATGAATCAGTTGAAGAAGTTGAGAAAAAACGGGTAAGATCAAAAAAGCGTTTTACAAATTGGAAACTTATCGCAGCGGGTGGCGGTGTAATTGCACTTCTTATTGGGGGAATGAGTTATTATCAGGCAACTCACTTCAATTCAAATGTTACGATTAATGATACAAAAGTCGGTGGTTTGAGCGCTGATCAGGCAATACAGAAATTAAAAACATCTGGATTAGCAAACAAAGTCTATATTGATCAACAGCAAATTTTAGATGAACAAGAGACAAAGACGGAACTGACGGAAAAAGATTTGCCACAAGTTAAGAAACTATTAAAAAGCCAGTGGACATTTTTCCCTTCTTCAAAGGAAAAAGATTACTCATTGCTACCAGAAAAGGCAGAACAGTATCGTAGTGAAACGATGAAAAAACTTGTAGAAGAAAAGCTTGTCTCTATGAATGAAAAATTAAAGGCGCCTCAAGATGCTATGGCGAAGCTTGAACAAGGAAAAGTTGTTATTTCGAAGAGCGTTGATGGAAAACAATATGACGTTACGAGTCTACTAAAAGATTACGACAAACAGAAGCATAAAAGCGAAATTCATCTAAAGTCTGCATACATACAGCCTATTAAAGAAGACGATCCGATTATCAAAAAAGAAGAGAAAGCATTACAGAATCTTCTTGGGCAGTCTGTTGATTATAAAGTGCAAAATGAAGTCTATTCATTAAAAGCGAAAGATTTCATTCAAAATGCCTCTATGTCAAAGGATATGAAAGTGACAATCGATGCGAGCGATATTAAGAATAAGATTGTTGAAATTAATAAGGCTAAATCTACATTACATAAAGACTTCGCATTTAAAACACATTCTGGTTCGGTCATATCAGTAAAAGGACAAGGATACGGCTGGGCACTAGATATTGAAAAAGAAACAAAACAAGTTCAAGAAGCCTTTGAGAAAGGTGAAAAATCGCTTTCTGCTTCTAATATTCACGGAAATGGTTGGGAGAAGGAAGGTATCGGCTATGAAACAACATCGAATAATGGCATCGGAGATACATATGCGGAAGTTTCCATTGCAGATCAACAAATTTGGATTTATAAAGATGGAAAATTAGTCGTCACAACAAATGTAGTAACGGGTAAACATAGCACGGCTGAAGATACATCTCCAGGTGTATGGTACGTTCTATACAAACGAACTCCATACACGCTGAGAGGCAGCGCAGTAGGTAAAGCTGATTATGCAGTTAAAGTAGATTACTGGGTTCCATTCACAAATAGCGGTCAAGGATTCCACGATGCTGGCTGGCGAAAAGATTGGGCAAATAATGCTTATTTAACAGGGGGATCAGGCGGGTGTGTGAACCTTCTTCCTAACGTTGCAAAAACTGTATATGATAGTTTGAACACGAATGATCCAGTTATTGTGTACTAG
- a CDS encoding D-cysteine desulfhydrase, translating to MNLAKFPRKKYTESYTPIEKLNNFSEVIGGPTIYFKRDDLLGLTAGGNKTRKLEFLVADAQEKGADTLITAGGIQSNHCRLTLAAAVKEKMKCILVLEEGLEPEEKRDFNGNYFLYHLLGAENVIVVPNGADLMEEMHKVAKEVSEKGNTPYVIPVGGSNPTGAMGYVACAQEIMAQSFDQGIDFSSVVCVSGSAGMHAGLITGFAGTQSNIPVIGINVSRGKAEQEEKVAKLVEETSAHVGIPNFISREAVTCFDEYVGPGYALPTPEMVEAVQLLAKTEGILLDPVYTGKAVAGLIDLIKKGTFNKEDNILFVHSGGSPALYANTSLFA from the coding sequence ATGAATTTAGCTAAATTCCCGAGAAAAAAATATACAGAATCATATACACCGATTGAAAAATTAAACAATTTTTCTGAAGTAATTGGTGGGCCAACTATTTATTTTAAACGAGATGATTTACTTGGTTTAACAGCTGGTGGCAATAAGACGAGAAAGTTAGAGTTTCTAGTTGCGGATGCACAGGAAAAAGGTGCAGATACGTTAATTACAGCTGGTGGTATTCAGTCCAATCATTGCCGCTTAACACTTGCAGCTGCGGTAAAAGAAAAAATGAAGTGTATCCTTGTGTTAGAAGAAGGACTTGAGCCAGAAGAGAAGCGAGACTTTAACGGAAACTATTTCTTATATCATTTACTAGGTGCTGAAAATGTAATTGTCGTACCAAACGGAGCAGATCTTATGGAAGAGATGCATAAAGTTGCGAAAGAAGTAAGTGAGAAAGGTAATACACCATATGTAATACCAGTTGGTGGATCAAATCCTACTGGTGCAATGGGATACGTTGCTTGTGCGCAAGAAATTATGGCACAATCATTCGATCAAGGAATTGATTTCAGCTCAGTTGTTTGCGTAAGTGGTAGCGCAGGTATGCACGCTGGTTTAATTACTGGCTTTGCTGGAACACAAAGTAATATCCCTGTAATCGGAATCAACGTAAGTAGAGGAAAAGCAGAGCAAGAAGAGAAAGTAGCAAAACTTGTAGAGGAAACGTCAGCTCACGTTGGTATTCCGAATTTTATCTCGCGCGAAGCTGTGACATGCTTTGATGAATATGTAGGACCAGGTTACGCGTTACCAACGCCAGAAATGGTGGAAGCAGTTCAATTACTTGCGAAAACAGAAGGTATTTTACTGGATCCAGTGTATACAGGTAAAGCAGTAGCGGGGCTAATCGACTTAATTAAAAAAGGTACATTTAATAAAGAAGACAACATTTTATTCGTACATTCAGGTGGTTCACCAGCTTTATATGCGAATACATCTTTATTTGCGTAA
- a CDS encoding DUF4073 domain-containing protein: MKKVVASLAFMAALLPTFSAHAEGKEQVRKSATTFNVISDIQGDLGDFDHVLKDMNKVMPLSRALILNGDITSTGQQSQYDDVKRVLNKNKVPENVWSTVGNHEFYAGKWTADGKLSQNTWPNGVTEETLFNRYLKFSGQEKVYHKKELDGYPLLFLGTEKYMKYHDSKMWDEVYMSDEQLGWLKQNLEEYSQKDKNKPIFIFSHHILPDTVSGSRQSPYLQDYLNVDKLYDILKDYPQVVFFTSHTHWDLNLPDWAGKKKIAGGDEKGFTVVNTGGIETGWMSAGPNGGEKTAPDGYSFKQGLQIKAYGNDVIVTAYDYKRDKDIKKLLISDSKVAQMAPNVTADDSKNVIVGATEYMEYSIEGTNEWHTYNPGNPPKFDGDKIVYVRHKGEMNLQPGLTQLLRFSVNK; encoded by the coding sequence ATGAAAAAGGTAGTTGCTTCATTAGCTTTTATGGCGGCGTTATTACCGACATTTTCAGCACATGCGGAAGGGAAAGAGCAAGTCCGAAAGTCAGCTACAACTTTTAATGTTATTAGTGATATTCAAGGGGATTTAGGGGATTTTGATCATGTGTTAAAAGATATGAACAAAGTGATGCCACTTTCTAGAGCGCTTATTTTGAATGGGGATATAACATCAACTGGACAGCAGTCACAATATGATGATGTTAAGCGTGTATTAAACAAAAATAAGGTCCCGGAAAATGTATGGTCAACAGTTGGAAATCATGAATTTTATGCTGGTAAATGGACGGCTGATGGGAAACTTTCTCAAAATACATGGCCAAATGGTGTAACTGAGGAAACTTTATTTAACCGCTATCTGAAATTTAGTGGACAAGAAAAGGTATATCATAAAAAAGAATTAGACGGTTATCCGCTTCTATTTTTAGGAACTGAAAAATATATGAAATACCACGATTCAAAAATGTGGGACGAAGTATATATGAGTGATGAGCAACTAGGTTGGTTAAAACAAAATTTAGAAGAGTACAGCCAAAAAGATAAAAATAAACCAATTTTCATTTTCTCTCATCACATTTTACCTGATACTGTGTCTGGATCAAGACAATCACCATATTTACAAGACTATTTAAACGTTGATAAATTGTACGATATATTAAAAGACTATCCGCAGGTCGTTTTCTTTACGAGTCATACGCATTGGGATTTAAACTTACCGGACTGGGCTGGTAAAAAGAAGATTGCAGGTGGAGATGAAAAAGGATTTACAGTTGTAAATACGGGCGGAATTGAAACGGGCTGGATGTCAGCTGGACCAAATGGCGGAGAGAAAACTGCTCCGGATGGATATTCATTTAAACAAGGACTACAAATAAAAGCATACGGTAACGATGTAATCGTAACAGCTTACGATTATAAACGTGATAAAGATATTAAAAAATTATTAATTAGCGATTCGAAAGTTGCACAAATGGCACCAAATGTTACAGCAGATGACAGTAAAAACGTAATCGTCGGTGCAACAGAATACATGGAGTATTCTATAGAAGGAACGAATGAGTGGCATACGTATAATCCAGGGAATCCTCCGAAATTTGATGGGGACAAAATTGTATACGTACGCCATAAAGGCGAAATGAATTTACAGCCGGGATTAACGCAGCTACTTCGTTTTTCGGTAAATAAGTAA
- a CDS encoding serine hydrolase domain-containing protein — translation MKNRQKASIICKSILCLIICILITNEVRFMKVVRAESGTFTDRSIEDFKKKMDKQVPKWQGKYEVPGVAIGIVHEGRIAYTLNYGYVDKKTKKAVSDDTLFQAGSISKSLTAWGILHLVDEGRLLLDDPVGKYLTKWKLPNSEFNNNEVTIRRLLSHTAGLSAHKGYLGVVPGKHLDSIEESLSGKGWLNEAVEVTNKPGSETIYSGGGYTILQLVIEEVTGIPFNRYMEEQIMKPLGMKSSSFSQRPENLNLSKVYGYFGEELPSYQFTEQAAAGFKTNVTDMMTLILASMDANTKGNGVIKSERVEEMQKPILGENGLGIFEKKLSNQWKLLYHSGDNRGWHSFYGFIPNTKDGLVILTNGEGGIDLRQDIYHAWIEYEMGKLPESYFALAEQRKNNSITSIVIGAALSMYLLLFVFRVYKGRRTFIFKQEKKSYIGLVVRTFLLIITAILVFCAAYLWRVFSLNSGNTINFILIMAWIITLLISGFFPKIKSNKKQRMKLRDLTSKFTIM, via the coding sequence ATGAAGAATAGACAAAAAGCATCGATAATATGCAAAAGTATTTTATGTTTAATTATTTGTATATTGATTACAAATGAAGTGCGGTTTATGAAAGTGGTGAGAGCAGAATCGGGCACGTTTACTGATAGAAGTATAGAGGATTTCAAAAAAAAGATGGATAAACAGGTACCAAAATGGCAGGGGAAATATGAGGTACCAGGGGTTGCAATAGGAATTGTACATGAGGGGCGTATTGCTTATACACTTAACTATGGTTATGTAGATAAAAAGACAAAAAAAGCGGTGAGTGATGATACTTTGTTTCAGGCTGGTTCCATATCTAAAAGTCTTACAGCATGGGGAATCTTGCATCTTGTAGATGAAGGGCGTTTATTACTAGATGATCCCGTTGGAAAATATCTGACCAAATGGAAATTACCTAATTCAGAGTTTAATAATAATGAAGTCACGATAAGAAGACTGTTAAGTCATACAGCAGGGCTGTCTGCACATAAAGGATACCTTGGAGTTGTACCAGGAAAACATCTTGATTCTATCGAGGAGTCTTTGTCTGGAAAAGGATGGCTTAATGAAGCAGTGGAGGTTACCAATAAACCAGGTTCAGAAACAATTTACTCTGGTGGCGGATATACAATTTTACAACTTGTAATTGAAGAGGTTACCGGAATACCGTTTAATCGTTATATGGAAGAACAAATTATGAAACCTTTAGGAATGAAATCAAGCTCATTCTCGCAACGTCCTGAAAATCTTAATCTTTCGAAAGTCTATGGATATTTTGGAGAGGAGCTCCCTAGTTACCAATTTACCGAACAGGCTGCTGCAGGTTTCAAGACAAATGTTACCGATATGATGACATTGATACTTGCAAGCATGGATGCAAATACTAAAGGGAATGGTGTTATCAAAAGTGAACGTGTTGAGGAAATGCAAAAGCCGATATTAGGGGAGAATGGTTTAGGTATATTTGAAAAAAAACTATCTAATCAATGGAAATTACTTTATCATTCTGGTGACAACCGAGGTTGGCATTCTTTTTATGGTTTCATTCCTAATACAAAGGATGGATTGGTAATTCTTACAAATGGTGAAGGTGGTATAGACTTACGACAAGATATTTACCACGCATGGATTGAATATGAAATGGGAAAATTACCTGAAAGTTACTTCGCTCTAGCTGAGCAGAGAAAAAATAACTCCATTACATCAATTGTGATTGGAGCCGCACTTAGTATGTACTTGCTGCTGTTTGTTTTTAGAGTGTACAAAGGTAGAAGAACTTTCATTTTTAAGCAAGAGAAGAAATCTTACATCGGATTAGTAGTTAGGACATTTTTACTTATTATTACTGCTATTCTCGTTTTTTGTGCTGCCTATTTGTGGAGAGTGTTTAGTTTGAATTCTGGTAATACAATAAATTTTATTCTAATAATGGCATGGATTATAACGCTATTAATTAGTGGATTTTTCCCGAAAATTAAAAGTAATAAAAAACAACGTATGAAACTAAGAGATTTAACATCAAAATTTACAATTATGTAA
- a CDS encoding helix-turn-helix transcriptional regulator has protein sequence MLHNKIVVCRAEKGWTQEELATRVGVSRQTIATLEKNKYNPSLILAFKIANVFEKPLTDVFDYLEE, from the coding sequence TTGTTGCATAATAAAATTGTAGTTTGTCGAGCAGAAAAAGGTTGGACCCAAGAAGAACTGGCAACAAGAGTGGGAGTTAGTCGTCAAACTATCGCTACTCTTGAAAAGAATAAATATAACCCTTCTCTAATTCTTGCCTTTAAAATCGCAAATGTATTTGAAAAGCCGTTAACCGACGTATTTGATTATCTAGAGGAGTGA
- a CDS encoding polysaccharide lyase — protein sequence MKKILAICILFVSLLVVGIVFVDIKKTVTQSDVSKKEKNSTLKEINNPIILEDNFQSGLEKWKIAINDPESRMNLDTDTISRRVHIVDAPGMTGNYKAVQFVVPHSQGQFRSEIAQPYEEGFHERWYTARIYIPRDWVLDKSSGNDIVMQWHAVLGGERVDRDFPELAIAVEGDRWNMQRAFGSPANIGRDFKTLDELVQKGVWSSWVIYAKWSAGSDGLLRIWKDGKIVWEVQGPNAYATRARTPYLKVGLYHPQWKPKYGEPKPGLVKERKVFITDVKIGSEEATYQDMMTKSDLLKKEK from the coding sequence GTGAAAAAAATTCTTGCTATATGTATCCTATTTGTCAGTTTACTTGTAGTTGGTATCGTATTTGTGGATATAAAAAAGACGGTGACGCAGTCGGATGTCTCCAAAAAGGAAAAAAATTCTACGCTTAAGGAAATCAACAATCCTATTATTTTAGAAGACAACTTTCAATCTGGACTAGAAAAATGGAAGATAGCGATCAACGACCCGGAAAGCCGTATGAACCTAGATACTGATACAATCTCGCGGCGTGTACATATAGTAGATGCGCCTGGCATGACGGGTAATTACAAAGCAGTGCAGTTCGTTGTTCCGCATTCTCAAGGACAATTCCGTTCAGAAATTGCACAACCATACGAAGAAGGATTCCACGAACGTTGGTATACAGCACGGATTTATATCCCGCGGGACTGGGTGTTGGACAAGAGCAGTGGCAACGATATCGTTATGCAATGGCACGCCGTACTCGGCGGTGAGCGAGTGGATCGGGATTTTCCGGAATTGGCTATTGCGGTGGAAGGTGACAGATGGAATATGCAACGAGCATTTGGTTCTCCTGCGAATATAGGGCGCGATTTTAAGACATTGGATGAACTGGTGCAAAAAGGAGTTTGGTCTTCTTGGGTAATCTATGCAAAGTGGTCAGCAGGAAGTGACGGATTACTACGAATATGGAAAGATGGAAAAATTGTATGGGAAGTGCAAGGTCCTAATGCCTATGCTACACGTGCGCGTACGCCTTACCTCAAGGTAGGGCTTTACCACCCGCAGTGGAAACCGAAGTATGGCGAACCAAAACCTGGTCTTGTAAAAGAACGGAAGGTTTTCATTACCGATGTAAAGATTGGAAGCGAAGAAGCGACTTATCAGGATATGATGACAAAAAGTGATTTATTAAAAAAGGAAAAATAG
- a CDS encoding ester cyclase, with translation MTPEQIVRNFFEEVRSGNNPDYSNQFMAEKVLAHQIVSEEEQTVCRTPEDYAEHVREMIEVYGNFSLEIQEFLVKGSKVYVRWKQVGMHVGEIDGYEPTGLPIIQIASAVYRVEDGKIAEYWIQIDRSGIQNQLERNKNMQ, from the coding sequence ATGACGCCAGAACAAATTGTTAGAAATTTTTTTGAAGAAGTACGTTCAGGGAATAATCCTGACTACTCAAATCAATTTATGGCAGAAAAAGTATTGGCACATCAAATTGTATCTGAAGAAGAACAAACAGTTTGTAGAACACCTGAAGATTATGCTGAACATGTAAGAGAGATGATTGAAGTATACGGTAATTTTTCTTTAGAAATTCAAGAATTTTTAGTAAAAGGAAGTAAAGTATATGTACGTTGGAAACAAGTAGGTATGCATGTAGGAGAAATCGATGGATATGAACCTACAGGACTTCCAATCATTCAAATAGCAAGTGCAGTATACAGAGTAGAAGATGGAAAAATTGCAGAGTATTGGATTCAAATTGATAGGTCAGGAATTCAAAACCAATTAGAGCGCAATAAAAATATGCAGTAG
- a CDS encoding class I SAM-dependent methyltransferase: MCVKKGESSVTSLVSAFSRAYHSEFDQPKIFDDYVAKDFIPQKERNDIETNMVQGIHFFNTDIAQQFQDNPQEILKWITQVQLAPTPLARAAYCERVLLHEITLGAKQYVILGAGLDTFSFRHRELENKIEVFEVDHPSTQAFKIQRVKEAEYEVPSNLHFVSMDFTKDFSKQKLVNEGFENKKTFFSLLGVSYYLTKEELASLIECLFEMVPDGSSIVFDYPDENLFTEKGLSNRVENMVKMAAVGGEPMKSCYSYREMEALLEKSGLLIYEHLSPEDINTLYFEGRNDYLEAFETVQYMHAVKK, translated from the coding sequence ATGTGCGTGAAAAAAGGTGAATCAAGTGTAACGTCGTTAGTATCAGCTTTCAGCAGGGCATATCATAGTGAATTTGATCAGCCTAAAATCTTTGATGATTATGTAGCTAAAGATTTTATTCCACAAAAAGAACGTAATGATATTGAAACGAATATGGTCCAAGGAATCCACTTTTTCAATACAGACATCGCACAGCAGTTTCAAGACAATCCACAAGAAATATTAAAATGGATTACACAAGTGCAATTAGCACCAACACCTTTAGCACGTGCGGCATATTGTGAAAGAGTATTACTACATGAAATTACATTAGGCGCAAAACAATACGTCATACTCGGTGCGGGCTTAGATACGTTCAGTTTTAGACACCGAGAATTAGAAAATAAAATAGAAGTATTTGAAGTGGATCATCCTTCTACGCAAGCATTTAAAATACAAAGAGTGAAAGAAGCAGAGTATGAGGTTCCAAGCAACCTTCATTTTGTTTCGATGGATTTCACTAAAGATTTCTCGAAGCAAAAATTAGTAAATGAAGGATTTGAAAATAAAAAGACGTTCTTTAGTCTGTTAGGTGTTTCGTACTATTTAACGAAAGAGGAACTTGCTAGTTTAATAGAATGTTTATTCGAGATGGTTCCAGATGGGAGTTCTATCGTTTTTGATTATCCGGATGAAAACTTATTTACGGAAAAAGGGTTGTCTAACCGAGTTGAAAATATGGTAAAAATGGCAGCGGTAGGCGGAGAACCGATGAAGTCATGTTATTCTTATCGCGAAATGGAAGCATTGTTAGAGAAGTCGGGTTTACTCATTTATGAGCATTTATCACCAGAGGACATAAATACATTATATTTTGAAGGAAGAAATGATTATTTGGAAGCTTTTGAGACGGTGCAGTATATGCATGCGGTGAAGAAGTAG